In the genome of Candidatus Limnocylindria bacterium, the window CGTCGCCTCTAGCGCGCCGCGCACTCGCTCCGGTGGCGCCTGGCCGACGATGAGGCCGCGCGCGCCCCACGCCAGCTGGTACGCGACGTAAATGAGGACGAGGCCGATGACGCCACTCGCGACGGCGTCGAAGACGTGGTCGCCGGTGGCGACGGTGAGGGCGAGCCCGACGATCGCGACGGTGAGCCCGGTGATCGCAGCGCTGTCCTCGTAGAGGACCGTTCGCAGGGCCGGATCCTGGAGCTGCCGAAGAAAAGAACGCACCGGCACGCCCGCTTCGCGCGCGGCGTGGCGCAGCTCGCGGACGGCGACGCTCAGCGAGAACATCTCGAAGACGGTCGAGAGGCCGAGCACGATGAACCCCACCGTCGCCCGCTCGATCTCGTGCGGGTGCGCGAGGCGATCGTACGCCTGATAGATCGAGAACACCCCGCCACCGAAGAACAAAAAGAGCGCGACCACCAGCGCCCAGAAGTAGCCCTCCTTGCCGTGACCAAGGGGATGGCGCGCCGTCGCGGGCTGCTCGCTTCGACGCAGACCGACGTAGAGGAGGAGCTGGTTGAGCGAGTCGGCGATGGAGTGCGCGGTCTCGGCCAGCAGCGCGCCCGAGCCGGTCATCGCCGCGGCCACACCCTTGGTGATCGCGATCGCCAGGTTGCCGGCGAACGCCGCGATGATCGCGCGTGTGGTGCCGTCGGACACGTTCGGTGGACTGCCTTCTACGTCAGCTCGACGCTGTCGCGCCAGCCAGGGACCGCCGTCGCAAAGCCAAGAGCGCGAACTTTCGGTTCGAAGGCCGCCTGCGCTGCGGGATCGCCGTGCACGATGAACGTCGTGCGAGGCTTCTTGGTGAAATTCCGCAGCCAAGCAAGGAGCTCGGGCTCGTCGGCGTGTGCGGAGAATCCGCTGATCGAGCGCACCTGGCAAGCGACGTCGAGGTCTTGTCCGTCGATGCGCACTCGCTTCGCACCCTGCTGGAGCTGTGCGCCAAGCGTGCCATCGCCCTGATAACCGACGAAGAGCAGCGTCATCGCCGGATCGCCGACGAGCGCCTTGACGTGCTGAACGATCCGGCCACCGGTGATCATCCCGTTGGAGGCAACGACCATGAGCGGTCGCGCCGCCTGCTCGATCGCGAGAGAGTCCTTCTGGTTGGTGGTCATGATGGCGTCCGGATAGTCGATCGGCGCGTCGTGCCGTGCGATGAGCGCCCGGGCGTCGTCGTCGAAATACTCGAGATACGCCCGATAGATGTCGCTGGCTTTCTGGGCCATCGGTGAATCGAGGTACAGCGGCAGGTGCGGGATGGTTCCGGCGCTGAGCAGCCGGTCCAGCTCATAGACGATCTCCTGGGTCCGTCCGATCGCGAACGCGGGCATGAGGAGCACGCCCTTCGCGTCACCGGTCAGCTTCACCGCCTCGCCGAGCAGTCGGATCGCCTCCTCCTGAGGCTCGTGCGTCTTGCCGCCGTACGTCGACTCGATGAGCAGGTAATCCGCGGTCGTGACCACGGTCGGGTCGCGGATGATCGGCGAGCCAGGCCGGCCGACGTCGCCACTGAAGACGATCGTGAGCCCTCGGTCGCGCTCCATGACGCGGACGCGGATGATCGCCGAGCCCAGGATGTGGCCCGCGTCCAGGAACGTCGCGGTGATGCCCGGCGCGACCTCAACTTCCGCCCCGTAGTCGATGCCGTGGAAGAGTCCGAGCGCGGTATTGGCGTCATCGACGGTGTAGAGCGGTGCGCGCAGCGCGGTCACGGCTTCCGGCGATGCCTCCCGCGTCGCGGCCGCAGGATCTTCCCTGGTCGCGGCTGCGATCTCGGCCGTGGTC includes:
- a CDS encoding cation diffusion facilitator family transporter produces the protein MSDGTTRAIIAAFAGNLAIAITKGVAAAMTGSGALLAETAHSIADSLNQLLLYVGLRRSEQPATARHPLGHGKEGYFWALVVALFLFFGGGVFSIYQAYDRLAHPHEIERATVGFIVLGLSTVFEMFSLSVAVRELRHAAREAGVPVRSFLRQLQDPALRTVLYEDSAAITGLTVAIVGLALTVATGDHVFDAVASGVIGLVLIYVAYQLAWGARGLIVGQAPPERVRGALEATIASEPYIDRIIELVAVQIGTDQLLVMARVSVRDEIPAGQVERLMVRLRDRLRREHPEVTDSFIELAPAYA
- a CDS encoding MBL fold metallo-hydrolase — its product is MRLTFLGATRTVTGSQYLLETDRAHVVIECGMFQGSPHDVIRNRVPFAYQPREIDALLLTHAHLDHCGLIPHLAASGFRRPIYATKGTVDLTRLVLLDSAKLQEEAAKSHQRFAARNPERAAAEDEATTAEIAAATREDPAAATREASPEAVTALRAPLYTVDDANTALGLFHGIDYGAEVEVAPGITATFLDAGHILGSAIIRVRVMERDRGLTIVFSGDVGRPGSPIIRDPTVVTTADYLLIESTYGGKTHEPQEEAIRLLGEAVKLTGDAKGVLLMPAFAIGRTQEIVYELDRLLSAGTIPHLPLYLDSPMAQKASDIYRAYLEYFDDDARALIARHDAPIDYPDAIMTTNQKDSLAIEQAARPLMVVASNGMITGGRIVQHVKALVGDPAMTLLFVGYQGDGTLGAQLQQGAKRVRIDGQDLDVACQVRSISGFSAHADEPELLAWLRNFTKKPRTTFIVHGDPAAQAAFEPKVRALGFATAVPGWRDSVELT